In a genomic window of Nostoc sp. UHCC 0870:
- a CDS encoding type II toxin-antitoxin system RelE/ParE family toxin: MADIVRQKTLLVYAKEDGKEPYTEWLLCLKDYVIRSRIIRRIERLKQGNYGDCKPVGDGVLELRFFFGSGYRVYFGESANDLVILLCGGDKDSQERDIEKAKEYWQAYQEEQDEQETEKP; encoded by the coding sequence ATGGCTGATATCGTTCGTCAAAAAACACTGCTAGTCTATGCAAAAGAAGACGGCAAAGAGCCGTACACTGAATGGCTCTTATGCTTGAAGGACTATGTGATCCGTTCAAGGATAATTCGACGGATAGAGCGACTAAAGCAAGGTAATTACGGGGATTGCAAGCCGGTTGGAGATGGCGTGCTTGAACTGAGGTTTTTCTTTGGCAGTGGCTACCGCGTTTACTTTGGTGAATCCGCGAACGATCTAGTAATTCTCCTGTGTGGTGGCGACAAGGACAGCCAGGAGAGGGACATAGAAAAAGCTAAAGAATATTGGCAGGCTTATCAGGAGGAACAGGATGAGCAAGAAACTGAGAAACCATGA
- a CDS encoding addiction module antidote protein — translation MSKKLRNHDEIVFEQMLNPEMAKAYLDVALEEYEQDGDMAFFLEALRNVVEARSGMTHLAEKTGLNRQNLYRALSPEGNPELRTISIILHHLGYRLSVQPIL, via the coding sequence ATGAGCAAGAAACTGAGAAACCATGACGAGATTGTATTTGAGCAGATGCTGAACCCGGAAATGGCAAAGGCTTACCTGGACGTTGCCCTTGAAGAGTACGAGCAGGATGGCGATATGGCGTTTTTTCTGGAAGCGTTGCGGAACGTGGTGGAAGCACGTTCGGGGATGACGCACCTTGCGGAAAAAACGGGTTTGAACCGCCAGAATCTTTACCGGGCTTTGTCGCCAGAAGGCAACCCAGAACTGCGAACCATCAGCATTATTCTGCATCATCTCGGCTATCGCCTGAGTGTGCAACCAATTCTGTGA
- a CDS encoding PepSY-like domain-containing protein: MVIIAIKSIICTVSSLSLLTCLLAFTYVHNQPKGIVVPEAVKAAFQAKYPDIPHTWQRHDYGYEAVFTEDNIQYEAEFSATGEWLETEYYVTEKEFPPIVLERIKQERPGFIVTKYEIEITPKGIFYEVDITDGELEEELYLDGNGNLQVDLYED; encoded by the coding sequence GTGGTAATTATAGCAATCAAATCAATTATTTGCACTGTTAGTAGTTTATCTTTATTAACGTGTTTATTAGCTTTTACTTATGTCCATAATCAGCCAAAAGGCATAGTAGTTCCTGAAGCTGTAAAAGCAGCTTTCCAAGCTAAATATCCTGATATTCCTCATACCTGGCAAAGACATGATTACGGTTATGAGGCAGTTTTTACTGAAGATAATATCCAATACGAAGCAGAATTTTCCGCAACCGGGGAATGGCTAGAAACTGAATACTATGTGACCGAGAAAGAATTTCCTCCTATTGTATTAGAACGTATAAAGCAAGAACGCCCTGGATTTATTGTTACAAAATATGAAATTGAAATTACGCCTAAAGGCATATTTTATGAGGTAGATATTACTGACGGAGAACTCGAAGAAGAATTATATCTTGATGGTAATGGTAATCTTCAAGTCGATTTATATGAGGATTAA
- a CDS encoding sensor histidine kinase produces MGKQRKRDKSQVSLFNPDSLRLVLNNQTTIAKTYIKHRRGFFWATRTRILSWYAIILFVIFLVFIPAIRQALYAQVNQRVNDESREKIQIFEQLLTGKSNSSEPLDEESIEAIDNLRSGDTRLKKPPTTKKELQQFFDAFLGNQLPEDDTFLIALMDERFYKSSPRARPKEMDRDAKIILDWARLTKPAQGEKVILGSEVDSILYLAQPVKIDGEVMGVLVVAHTTAGERGEVLEALAVIVQVSVVVVLFALVLAWFAAGKILAPLRLLTQTARKITETDLNQRITIDGSGELAELGATFNDMMDRLQAAFTSQRHFINDAGHELRTPITIIRGHLELMGNDPQEIQETLTIVMDELERMNRFVNDLMLLAKAEQPDFLQLETVDIRTFTEELFTKVKGLGDRNWQLEAVARGKIVGDRQRLTQAVMNLAQNATQHTNNTDTIALGSMIHRGKISFWVRDTGVGVAPADQQRIFQRFARAANSRRRSEGAGLGLSIVQVIAEAHGGQITLESELGAGSVFTITLPLESPQVRTFIQ; encoded by the coding sequence ATGGGGAAACAACGAAAAAGAGACAAATCTCAAGTTTCTCTATTTAATCCCGACAGTCTGAGATTAGTGCTGAACAATCAAACTACAATAGCCAAAACATATATAAAACATCGTCGAGGCTTCTTTTGGGCTACGCGTACAAGGATTTTGTCCTGGTATGCGATCATCTTATTTGTGATTTTTCTGGTTTTTATTCCTGCAATTCGTCAGGCTTTATATGCACAAGTTAATCAACGTGTCAATGATGAATCAAGAGAGAAAATTCAAATATTTGAGCAATTACTGACGGGTAAAAGTAACAGTTCTGAGCCTCTAGATGAAGAAAGTATTGAAGCTATTGATAACCTGAGAAGTGGTGATACCCGGCTAAAAAAGCCACCAACCACAAAAAAGGAACTACAACAGTTTTTTGATGCTTTTTTAGGTAATCAACTGCCAGAAGATGATACATTTTTGATTGCGTTAATGGACGAAAGATTTTATAAATCGAGTCCCAGAGCTAGACCAAAAGAAATGGATAGAGATGCAAAAATCATTCTAGATTGGGCAAGGTTAACAAAACCTGCACAAGGAGAAAAGGTCATCCTTGGTAGTGAAGTTGATAGTATCCTTTATCTAGCTCAACCTGTGAAAATTGACGGCGAAGTCATGGGAGTGTTAGTCGTTGCTCACACCACGGCTGGGGAACGTGGAGAAGTGTTAGAAGCTTTAGCCGTGATTGTTCAGGTGAGTGTAGTTGTTGTGCTATTTGCTTTAGTTTTGGCTTGGTTTGCTGCGGGAAAAATCCTTGCACCTTTGCGCTTACTAACTCAGACGGCTCGCAAAATTACTGAAACAGATTTAAATCAACGCATCACTATAGATGGTAGCGGAGAACTAGCAGAATTAGGAGCTACTTTTAATGACATGATGGATAGGTTGCAAGCAGCCTTTACTAGTCAACGCCATTTTATTAACGATGCTGGACACGAACTGCGAACGCCTATTACTATTATTCGTGGTCATTTAGAATTGATGGGTAATGACCCGCAAGAAATACAAGAAACTCTAACTATAGTCATGGATGAGTTAGAACGGATGAACCGCTTTGTTAATGATTTGATGTTACTAGCAAAGGCGGAGCAGCCGGATTTTTTGCAGTTAGAAACAGTTGATATTCGGACTTTCACCGAAGAATTATTTACTAAAGTTAAAGGTTTAGGCGATCGCAACTGGCAACTCGAAGCTGTTGCCAGAGGTAAAATTGTTGGAGACCGTCAACGTCTGACTCAAGCTGTGATGAATTTGGCACAAAATGCTACTCAACATACAAACAACACTGATACAATTGCTCTGGGTTCAATGATTCACCGGGGTAAAATTAGCTTTTGGGTACGTGACACAGGGGTAGGTGTTGCACCAGCTGATCAACAGAGAATTTTTCAGCGTTTTGCTCGTGCTGCAAACAGTCGCCGTCGTTCTGAAGGTGCTGGGTTAGGTTTATCTATTGTCCAAGTTATTGCTGAAGCACATGGCGGACAAATTACCCTTGAAAGTGAACTAGGCGCAGGATCTGTATTCACAATTACCTTACCCTTAGAATCACCTCAAGTAAGAACATTTATTCAATAA
- a CDS encoding response regulator transcription factor has translation MNRILIVEDEPRIAAFIEKGLRSHGFTTSIAVDADSATNMALSSGFDLMILDLGLPGKDGLDVLAEIRGQGENVPVIILTARDDIQDKVAGFETGADDYVTKPFRFEELLVRIKARLRNNGNSQATEEMVLKFGDVVLNLRSRKAKVGQNIVELPAREFTLAETFLRHPGQVFSREQLLDRVWGYDYDPGSNIVDVYVGYLRKKLGSDLIETVRGMGYRLRT, from the coding sequence ATGAATCGAATTCTCATCGTGGAAGATGAACCCCGCATAGCGGCTTTTATTGAGAAAGGGTTACGTTCTCATGGTTTTACAACGTCTATAGCCGTTGATGCTGATTCTGCTACTAACATGGCGTTAAGTAGCGGTTTTGACTTAATGATTTTGGATTTGGGGCTTCCTGGTAAAGATGGCTTAGATGTATTGGCAGAAATACGTGGACAAGGGGAAAATGTTCCGGTAATTATTTTAACTGCCCGTGATGACATTCAAGATAAAGTTGCAGGCTTTGAAACTGGTGCAGATGACTATGTAACTAAGCCTTTTCGGTTTGAGGAATTGTTAGTACGGATAAAAGCTAGGTTACGTAACAATGGTAACAGTCAAGCTACTGAAGAGATGGTACTCAAGTTTGGGGATGTGGTTTTAAACTTGCGATCGCGCAAAGCTAAAGTAGGTCAAAATATAGTAGAGTTACCAGCGCGGGAATTTACCCTTGCAGAAACCTTCCTGCGCCATCCTGGTCAAGTTTTCAGTCGGGAACAATTATTAGATAGAGTCTGGGGTTATGACTATGACCCAGGCTCAAATATTGTTGATGTTTATGTGGGTTATTTACGCAAAAAATTAGGTAGTGACTTAATTGAAACTGTCCGAGGTATGGGTTATCGTCTGCGAACATGA
- a CDS encoding carbohydrate ABC transporter permease, which translates to MKQLTPKDLIVIKRRLTPYLFLLPALILLGLTVFWPALQAFYLSFTSYEDLSLAPQWIGIKNFLRLWQDAVFWKTLENTFLYLVGVVPILVIFPLGLAILVNQKLRGINWFRAAYYTPVVISMVVAGIAWKWLYAENGLLNQFLKMLGLFPDGIPWLTSSAKIFGIVPITLASVMAVTIWKGLGYYMVIYLAGLQSIPADVYEAAAIDGSDGIRKHWDITVPLMKPYLALVAVISAISATKVFEEVFIMTQGGPLNSSKTIVYYLYEQAFSNLEITYACTIGLVLFLIILGLSVLRLVISQPGGDSLV; encoded by the coding sequence ATGAAACAATTAACGCCTAAAGATTTGATAGTCATTAAACGGCGACTAACTCCTTATTTATTTTTACTACCGGCTTTAATTCTGCTGGGCTTAACTGTATTCTGGCCTGCACTGCAAGCTTTTTACCTCAGTTTTACTAGCTACGAAGACCTCAGCCTAGCACCGCAATGGATAGGTATTAAAAACTTCCTCCGTTTGTGGCAAGATGCCGTTTTTTGGAAAACTTTAGAAAACACCTTTCTCTATCTTGTAGGTGTAGTCCCAATTCTAGTTATTTTTCCTTTAGGATTGGCAATTTTAGTTAATCAAAAATTACGAGGAATTAATTGGTTTCGTGCCGCCTACTATACGCCAGTCGTTATTTCTATGGTCGTTGCCGGGATAGCTTGGAAGTGGCTATATGCAGAAAACGGTTTACTGAATCAATTCCTGAAAATGTTAGGTCTGTTCCCAGATGGTATTCCCTGGTTGACTAGTTCCGCTAAAATTTTCGGCATTGTGCCAATTACTCTAGCTAGCGTTATGGCTGTCACCATCTGGAAAGGACTAGGTTATTACATGGTGATTTATTTAGCTGGATTGCAATCAATTCCAGCAGATGTATATGAAGCTGCCGCTATTGATGGTTCAGATGGTATTCGTAAACATTGGGATATTACTGTACCTTTAATGAAGCCTTACTTAGCATTAGTCGCAGTAATTTCAGCAATTTCAGCGACGAAGGTATTTGAAGAAGTTTTTATTATGACTCAAGGTGGCCCACTTAATAGTTCTAAAACAATTGTTTATTATCTCTACGAGCAAGCCTTTAGTAATTTAGAAATTACCTATGCTTGTACAATTGGGTTGGTGCTATTTTTAATAATTTTAGGATTATCAGTTTTGCGATTAGTAATTAGTCAACCAGGGGGGGATAGTTTGGTTTGA
- a CDS encoding EAL domain-containing protein, with protein sequence MFISSTALTEADLESAIVRNPLIVSPDTSVVVAIAQMSGIRAVCSSSKKADTELAALYLEARSSYVLIVEGNQLLGIFTERDVVRLSSQKRSLENLTIAEVMAHPVITLQQSAFTDLFVAINLLQQYHIRHLPLVDEQNHIVGILTHESLRQLSRPIDLLHLRVVADVMTSEVICAAPSVSMLAITRLMAEHQVSSVVLVEERFQEVQGKLIQIPIGIVTERDIVQFQALKLDFEDLQAQVVMSTPVFSVSPQDSLWIVQQIMQQYLVKRLVVIGKQGELLGIVTQTSILKVLNPLELNQLVGVLERRVSCLETEKLELLQNRNAELEQEVQERTAKLKAKAEREKLIANISTQIRSSLHLQDILDTTVQEVRSLLKCDRVNIWQFQPDWSMVVVAESVANGHICYLGQEIYDSCFAADWVEIYRQERIRVVSDIYTTQMSDCHRQLLKSLQIRAKILVPIINSHKLWGLLNVVESQAPRQWEAEETALLEQLSTQMAIAIQQATAYQQLQTELAERQRTEAELRQSEQRYASLAAAAPVGIFRTDAEGNCLYVNERWCKLAGLTSQTALKTGWVKSIHPDDQNKVLMELYAAARENRPFQLEYRFQQPDGTVTWVFGQAVTEFDITGKITGYVGTITDITERKEAEAQLLYNALHDSLTNLPNRNLLMERLELAINRAKRIENYHFAVLFLDMDRFKIINDSLGHLAGDELLNMIAQKLKSKIRAMDLAARLGGDEFVILVESVEGIEEAVAVATRILAEFQAPLILNGHEVFITTSIGIVLGTASYHQASDLIRDSDLAMYRAKAQGKSCYKIFDAQMHIQAVTRLNLESDLRKALEREEFIVYYQPILDINSNHLVGVEALVRWQHPTRGFISPGDFIPIAEETGLIVPLDNWVLQTACQQMANWKQQFDSKLALKVSVNLSVQDICKATLVKDVEEILTQAGLDGHSLSLEITESILIENITETIIVLEELKTLGIKISIDDFGTGYSSLNYLHRLPADTLKIDRSFINHIQEGTRNYQVIKTIIALSNQLGLAVVAEGIEMQEQLQRLKQLGCEFGQGYLFSKPLPAHEIEILLLKEFEKAEGNPSLRVQGEKNLLPIQPAAEKLE encoded by the coding sequence ATGTTCATATCATCCACTGCTTTGACAGAAGCTGATCTGGAATCTGCCATCGTTCGTAACCCACTGATAGTTTCGCCAGATACATCGGTGGTAGTGGCGATCGCCCAAATGAGTGGGATTCGTGCTGTATGTTCATCTTCCAAAAAGGCAGATACTGAACTTGCAGCCCTATACCTAGAAGCGCGTTCGAGTTACGTGTTGATTGTAGAAGGCAATCAGTTATTAGGCATTTTTACAGAACGTGACGTAGTTCGTCTCAGTTCCCAAAAGCGATCGCTAGAAAATCTGACAATTGCTGAGGTGATGGCACATCCAGTCATTACCTTACAGCAATCTGCATTTACTGATCTGTTTGTTGCCATCAATTTACTCCAGCAATATCACATTCGCCATTTACCACTAGTTGACGAGCAAAACCACATCGTCGGCATACTCACCCATGAAAGCTTGCGGCAATTGTCTCGCCCTATAGACTTACTACACCTCCGTGTCGTTGCCGATGTCATGACTTCTGAAGTGATTTGTGCTGCTCCCAGTGTTTCTATGCTAGCTATCACTCGCTTGATGGCAGAACATCAGGTAAGCTCGGTGGTACTTGTAGAAGAAAGATTTCAGGAGGTACAAGGTAAACTCATACAAATACCCATTGGCATTGTCACAGAGCGAGATATCGTCCAGTTTCAAGCCTTAAAACTGGATTTTGAGGACTTACAAGCACAGGTTGTCATGAGTACACCCGTGTTCTCAGTTAGTCCTCAAGACTCGCTGTGGATTGTGCAACAGATTATGCAGCAGTACTTGGTTAAAAGGTTAGTGGTGATTGGTAAGCAAGGCGAGTTGTTAGGCATCGTTACCCAGACAAGTATTCTCAAAGTCCTCAATCCTCTAGAGTTAAATCAATTAGTTGGTGTATTGGAACGTCGGGTATCTTGCTTAGAAACAGAGAAATTAGAACTGCTGCAAAATCGCAACGCTGAATTAGAGCAGGAAGTCCAAGAACGGACAGCGAAACTCAAAGCAAAAGCAGAACGAGAAAAGTTAATTGCAAATATTTCTACCCAAATTCGGTCTTCCCTGCACCTGCAAGATATTCTTGATACCACAGTCCAAGAAGTGCGATCGCTTTTAAAGTGCGATCGCGTTAACATCTGGCAATTTCAACCCGACTGGAGCATGGTTGTGGTTGCAGAATCCGTAGCCAATGGTCATATTTGTTATCTGGGACAAGAAATTTATGATTCTTGTTTCGCGGCTGATTGGGTTGAGATATATCGCCAGGAACGGATTCGAGTCGTGTCTGATATATACACGACACAGATGAGCGATTGTCACCGTCAACTACTAAAAAGCTTACAGATTAGGGCGAAAATTTTAGTCCCAATTATCAACAGTCATAAACTGTGGGGATTGTTGAATGTCGTTGAGAGCCAAGCACCGCGACAGTGGGAAGCTGAAGAAACAGCTTTATTAGAACAGCTTTCTACCCAAATGGCGATCGCTATTCAACAAGCCACGGCTTACCAGCAGCTACAAACTGAACTAGCCGAACGACAACGAACAGAAGCAGAACTGCGGCAAAGCGAACAAAGGTATGCTTCTTTAGCAGCCGCAGCTCCTGTGGGGATTTTTCGTACCGATGCTGAAGGGAATTGTCTTTACGTCAATGAACGCTGGTGCAAGCTGGCTGGCTTAACTTCTCAAACAGCCCTCAAGACTGGATGGGTAAAAAGTATTCATCCCGACGACCAAAACAAAGTTTTAATGGAGTTGTATGCTGCTGCACGAGAAAATCGTCCTTTCCAGCTAGAGTACCGATTTCAACAGCCTGATGGCACTGTTACTTGGGTATTTGGACAAGCTGTTACTGAGTTTGATATTACTGGAAAAATTACGGGATATGTTGGTACAATCACTGATATTACCGAACGAAAAGAAGCAGAAGCACAACTACTTTACAACGCCCTACATGATTCTTTAACTAACTTACCTAATCGTAACCTGCTCATGGAACGATTGGAATTAGCTATCAACCGAGCCAAGCGAATTGAAAATTATCATTTCGCTGTGTTGTTTCTCGATATGGATCGATTCAAAATTATTAATGACAGCTTGGGGCATTTAGCTGGAGATGAACTCCTAAATATGATTGCTCAGAAGCTAAAATCAAAAATTCGGGCAATGGATTTGGCAGCTCGCTTAGGTGGCGATGAGTTTGTGATTTTAGTGGAAAGTGTAGAAGGGATTGAAGAAGCAGTTGCTGTTGCCACGCGAATTTTAGCAGAATTTCAAGCTCCATTAATACTCAATGGACATGAAGTATTTATCACTACGAGCATTGGCATTGTATTAGGAACGGCAAGTTATCATCAAGCCTCAGATTTAATCCGAGATTCTGATCTTGCCATGTATCGAGCCAAGGCTCAAGGCAAAAGCTGCTATAAAATTTTTGATGCCCAGATGCACATCCAGGCAGTGACACGACTAAATTTAGAAAGTGACCTCCGAAAAGCACTGGAACGAGAAGAATTTATTGTTTACTACCAACCAATTCTTGATATCAATAGCAATCATTTAGTTGGTGTTGAAGCATTAGTGCGCTGGCAACACCCCACTCGCGGCTTCATTTCTCCCGGAGATTTTATTCCCATCGCGGAAGAAACAGGTCTGATTGTCCCTCTAGATAATTGGGTACTGCAAACAGCCTGCCAACAAATGGCAAATTGGAAACAGCAGTTTGATAGTAAATTAGCTCTCAAGGTAAGTGTAAATCTCTCAGTTCAAGATATCTGCAAAGCTACTTTAGTGAAGGATGTGGAAGAAATTCTCACTCAAGCTGGTTTAGATGGTCATTCCCTTAGCCTAGAAATTACTGAGAGTATTCTGATTGAGAATATAACTGAGACAATCATTGTATTAGAGGAATTAAAAACACTAGGCATTAAAATCAGCATTGATGATTTTGGTACTGGATATTCATCTCTCAATTATCTGCATCGATTACCTGCTGATACCTTGAAAATTGATCGCTCCTTTATTAACCACATTCAGGAAGGAACACGGAATTATCAAGTTATCAAAACCATCATTGCACTCAGTAATCAACTGGGATTGGCAGTTGTGGCAGAAGGTATTGAAATGCAGGAGCAACTTCAACGCTTAAAGCAACTTGGATGTGAATTTGGTCAAGGTTACTTATTTTCTAAACCTTTGCCTGCTCATGAAATTGAGATCCTACTGCTCAAAGAATTTGAGAAGGCAGAAGGTAATCCATCTCTGAGGGTACAGGGGGAGAAGAATTTGCTCCCTATCCAGCCAGCCGCAGAAAAACTAGAATAG